The Priestia koreensis genomic interval TCAACGCGAAGATGAAAATGAGCATTGCTCCCTCAAGCCAGTATCCGATAATAGCTGATCCAATAGCTGCAAATATCATCAGCATCTCTACGTTTAACTCTTTATTTTCAATTGTTTCTTCAATGCCTTCCTTTGCTTTGGCGAATCCCCCAATAACATAGGCTAAGATAAATAGCGTGACAGAAGCAGTCGTTTGACTTGAAAAAATCCATCCTGCAAGTATTAATACGCCGCTAAACAGTGCTGCAACAAGCTCTCCATGCGTCTCGAAAAAACTCTTTAGCTGAGAAGGCTCATTGCTTAAAGGTTTTTGTTGATTTAATGCTCTTGCGTCCATTGTTTTATCCCTCCATTACATTTCTAAATGAGAAAAATAATCACAATCAATACCCTTAAAAAACACGAAAGCTGCTATCGTTAAGATAGCAGCATTTCTCTTCAAAGATACATGTATTGAGTTTTAGTCGTTAATATATCCAAAGTATACCACGAACACGAGGGATAAAACATAAAAAAATTAAAAATCGCGACCTTCTTCTGAAAGAGAATAAGCGCTGTTATAAATATGTTCAATTTCAGCGTCTGTCATATAAAGCAACGCATTACGATCCATCCCTTTCATCCGTTCAATAAATGTAATCATGTTTTTACGCTCTTGTCTGCTCAATTTGTTCTCCTCCTTAACTGTTATAAAACAGTTTTGTTTATTTTTTAATATTATATAACAGTAAATGCTTTTTGTGTACACTTTTTTCAAAAAAAGAAAAAATCAACCTTATGAAAAGGTTGATTCCTAAATAACTATGAATGTTTGCTTTTTACAGTGGCAACTTTAGGTTGCTTATGAAAAATAAATCCGATAAGAAGGAACAAAATCATCATACTGATGAAATAAAAAAAGCTCGTTCCCTTAAAATGTTGAATAAATACTCCGCCTAAATAAGGACCTGAAATACTACCGAGACTAAATGCCATACCGCACATCAAGTTTCCGGCTGGCAGTAAGGAGGTAGGTACTAAATCGGCCATATAGGTTATTCCTAGAGAGAAGGTTGACCCTAAAAGCATACCAGCTATAAACAAGCAAATGGTTAAAGCAATAAAAGAATCCTCAACAAAGCTAGCTGTAAGAAAGGCCAAAAAGCCGGTAGATAACACAGCTAACAAAATAGAGTGCCTGCCATATTTATCGCTCAGAATGCCTAGTGGAAGCTGAAAAATAATACTTCCAAATGCAAAAGCGGGAAGTAAAATCGAAATTTGATTTACTTCATAACCGTTGCGCAGGGCGTACACGGGAAAACTTCCATTCAACGTAGCTTCTAAAAAACCATATCCTAGCGGTGGCAAAAAAGCGACCCATGCATATTTGAAGGTTTTTCCAAATCGTTTGAATGATTCAACGAATGCTTCTGCTTCAACAGCTCCTTGAGGACGTTCATTTTTTAATAGGAAGACGGTCAGCCAAGCGAGTAAGCTAATCCCTGAACTCACGATGAAGGGAAGGGACGGGTTAATTTTTAGAAGAAACGAGGCAGAAGGTCCGACAGCAAATCCAATCCCGAAAAATAGTCCGTAAATGGAAATATTTCGTCCTCGATCTTTTTGCGTTGAAAAAGCCGTGATCCACGTCTGTGTACCAAAATGAAGCATGTGATCGCCAATGCCAATAAGTAAGCGTAGGGCAAACCAAAACCAGAATGCCTTCCACGTAATAAATGAAAAGAGAGATAAAATAACCAACAAACCTCCAACAACGATTAGAGGTTTATAACCATATCGCTGCAAAGGTCGTTCCATAAAAGGAGAGGCGAGTAAAACACCAATATACAGACCTGTGGCATTAAGACCGTTAAGAGCAGAGGATACCCCGTCCTGCTCTAGAATAACTGAAATGATGGGCAAAAGCATGCCTTGAGAAAAGCCAGAAATGGAGACAATGGTAACAAGAATCCAAAATCGAAATTTTATATGTAACAGGATAATTCCCCCTTACTTGAATCATGGTGCCACTTTTGATCGTACCGTTATCGAAAGGGAATAACAAGTCTAAAAATTTTGTTTTTTTATGTGCGATGTGTTTGCAGAGAAAATGTATAGTCAGTAAAATAGATGTATTACAGTCATGAAAAGAGGCATTCATATGGAATTTAAAATGAAGGAAGTTGGATTTACAACGGATTTAGAGTATGGTGAACTTCATGTTGCAGGAGATGAAGCGCATGGATTTCGGCCTTTTCAATTGATGGTATCATCGATCGCCGTATGTAGTGGAGGAGTGCTACGCACCATTTTAAAAAAGAAGCGCATTGAGATTGACGATATCAGCATTCAAGCGAATGTAGAAAGAAATGAAGCAAAAGCAAACCGTATTGAAAAAATCCATCTTCACTATGTCATTACCGGAAATGATTTGCCAGAAGAAAAGATTGCCCAGTCCATTGAGCTAGCACGCAAAAACTGTCCTATGGTTCAATCGGTTATTAACAGCATTGAGGTTGAAGAAACGTTTGAATTGAAGCAATAAACCAAAGCTCAAGCCTTACAAGGTTTGAGCTTTACTTTTGCCATCTTTAAAGAAGCGTATTGATTGGGGTGTAAATTGAACAAGAAGATAATTGTGCTCTTTTGGTTCATCAATCCATGCGAGTAGATCATCGGTCCAAAAGCGTTCCTTTATCTCTTCACTTTCCTCGACTTTCGCTAACGCCTCGATTTCGACATAAGAATTTTCTGATCCATTCCATTCATATCCCAATAAAATATGCACAGTCTCTTGCTTTTCTATTTCTTCTACACTAAATGTCCTTCGATTTATAGGTGAATAAAGCACCAAGTCTTCATGTGAAAAGGTCATCAGTCGAGAATGTGGCTTGTTTTCATGAAGAGTGGTTAGTATTCCTACTCGATGATGATCAAGAACATGTACGATTTGATCTTGAAGCATGTCAAAGATTCCCCTTTCTTTTCTCAATTACACGCTATTAGCGGCTTAAAATGGGCGCTTATTTCTTATTTAATCTACCTTCTTCTACCTAGTTTAAACCTTCCTCTACTTGGGAAAAAGCGTGGTATGTATCTGTCCATAATTGAATACACTAGCAAAAAAACGCAATGTTAAGGTTCACCCACAGAAAGTAGTGAAGGACCCGTCTAGAATCGTATATTTTAAGGGCAAACTGTAAAAAAGAAGAAGAGTATTCTTCGTCAGATAGTACGTATAGGGAGGCAACAGAGTGATTAATAAGTTATTTATGATTTTTGTCATTATCGGTGTTCCACTTTCAGTGGTTGGAAGTATTATGCACTGGTCACAAATTTTAATGTTTGTCATTTATTGCTTAACCATTATCGCATTAGCTGGGTTCATGGGTAGAGCAACAGAAAGCTTGGCGATTATATCAGGCCCTCGAATTGGTGGACTTCTAAATGCAACCTTCGGGAATGCTGTTGAGCTGATTATTTCGATTTTTGCTTTACAGGCAGGTCTTACCGAAGTCGTTCTTGCATCGTTAACGGGGTCTGTTTTAGGAAATCTGCTACTTGTAGGGGGGCTGTCCTTTTTTATCGGAGGACTCAAGTATAAGCGTCAGCAATTCAACATTTATGATGCAAGGCATAATTCGGCGCTCTTAATTTTTGCAGTTATTGTCGCGTTCGTTATCCCTGAGATTTTTGCTCAGCGTATGCCTGAAGATAAGACGTTAACCCTTAGTATAGGTGTATCGATCGTTCTTATTATTTTGTATTTAGCGGCTCTTTTATTTCGACTTGTTACACACCGAGGAGTTTATCAGCATAAAAATGACGTGAGCGAAGAGCACGAAGAACCGGAATGGGGAAAGCTGAGAGCAATTATGGTGCTCCTTCTTTCAACGGTTGCTGTTGCTTATGTGTCTGAAAATCTTGTACATACCTTTGAAACAGTGGCCGATAAATTTGGTTGGAGTGAACTGTTTATAGGGGTTATTATCGTAGCGATTGTTGGAAATGCAGCCGAGCATGCTTCTGCAATCTTAATGGCGTACAAAGACAAAATGGGCGTTGCGGTTGAAATTGCGGTCGGATCTACGCTTCAAGTGGCTATGTTTGTTGCACCTGTTTTAGTCCTTGTTTCGCTTCTATTCTCAACGAGTATGCCGCTCGTCTTCACCATTCCAGAGTTGGTGTCCATGATTACAGCTGTCTTTTTGACGATTTCGATCTCCAATGATGGAGATACGAACTGGTTTGAAGGAGCAACGCTGCTCGGAGCTTACATTATTATGGGTCTTGGTTTTTATCTACTCTAAAGGAAAGGGCGCGATCCGATATACAGATCGCGCCCTTTCTCATTCATCAAGGCCTCAGTCCTCCTTTGGATATGTAGTGAAGAGTAATACAATATATGCTATATAAAACTGAAAATTCCGATTTTTATAAAATATGTTGGGTTTGCAAGAAAGTAAATGTAAAATATTCCATTAGGGGGTGGTGGAATGATAAATCGGTTCATTCAATACATAGTAGGTCTATTATTTTTATCGTTTGGGGTGTCATTAACAATTGTAGCAGATGTAGGAGCAGGGGCATGGGATGCACTAAATGTCGGGTTATCAAAATCAATTGGTCTCACGATTGGCAATTGGGTTATCATTGTAGGGATTTTGATGATGGTTGTAAATGCTTTACTCGTTAAACGCATTGAATGGCTTGCGCTTGCACCAGTTTTTATCATCGGTTTTTTAATCGATTTGTGGATGTTAAACGTATTAAGCAAGGTTGCATTCGAATCTACAGTTGGAAAGTATCTATTATTTATTGGCGGAATCTTTACGATTGCAGT includes:
- the cax gene encoding calcium/proton exchanger; its protein translation is MINKLFMIFVIIGVPLSVVGSIMHWSQILMFVIYCLTIIALAGFMGRATESLAIISGPRIGGLLNATFGNAVELIISIFALQAGLTEVVLASLTGSVLGNLLLVGGLSFFIGGLKYKRQQFNIYDARHNSALLIFAVIVAFVIPEIFAQRMPEDKTLTLSIGVSIVLIILYLAALLFRLVTHRGVYQHKNDVSEEHEEPEWGKLRAIMVLLLSTVAVAYVSENLVHTFETVADKFGWSELFIGVIIVAIVGNAAEHASAILMAYKDKMGVAVEIAVGSTLQVAMFVAPVLVLVSLLFSTSMPLVFTIPELVSMITAVFLTISISNDGDTNWFEGATLLGAYIIMGLGFYLL
- a CDS encoding BH0509 family protein; the encoded protein is MSRQERKNMITFIERMKGMDRNALLYMTDAEIEHIYNSAYSLSEEGRDF
- a CDS encoding YczE/YyaS/YitT family protein, with amino-acid sequence MINRFIQYIVGLLFLSFGVSLTIVADVGAGAWDALNVGLSKSIGLTIGNWVIIVGILMMVVNALLVKRIEWLALAPVFIIGFLIDLWMLNVLSKVAFESTVGKYLLFIGGIFTIAVGVVIYLRAKFPANPIDNLMLSLQERFGISLMVGKTIGEVSALVLAFLLDGAIGVGTIIITFLMGPAIQLVTPVINALFNKTVEEKVTPV
- a CDS encoding OsmC family protein, whose amino-acid sequence is MEFKMKEVGFTTDLEYGELHVAGDEAHGFRPFQLMVSSIAVCSGGVLRTILKKKRIEIDDISIQANVERNEAKANRIEKIHLHYVITGNDLPEEKIAQSIELARKNCPMVQSVINSIEVEETFELKQ
- a CDS encoding MFS transporter, encoding MLLHIKFRFWILVTIVSISGFSQGMLLPIISVILEQDGVSSALNGLNATGLYIGVLLASPFMERPLQRYGYKPLIVVGGLLVILSLFSFITWKAFWFWFALRLLIGIGDHMLHFGTQTWITAFSTQKDRGRNISIYGLFFGIGFAVGPSASFLLKINPSLPFIVSSGISLLAWLTVFLLKNERPQGAVEAEAFVESFKRFGKTFKYAWVAFLPPLGYGFLEATLNGSFPVYALRNGYEVNQISILLPAFAFGSIIFQLPLGILSDKYGRHSILLAVLSTGFLAFLTASFVEDSFIALTICLFIAGMLLGSTFSLGITYMADLVPTSLLPAGNLMCGMAFSLGSISGPYLGGVFIQHFKGTSFFYFISMMILFLLIGFIFHKQPKVATVKSKHS
- a CDS encoding pyridoxamine 5'-phosphate oxidase family protein, with protein sequence MLQDQIVHVLDHHRVGILTTLHENKPHSRLMTFSHEDLVLYSPINRRTFSVEEIEKQETVHILLGYEWNGSENSYVEIEALAKVEESEEIKERFWTDDLLAWIDEPKEHNYLLVQFTPQSIRFFKDGKSKAQTL